In Candidatus Mycalebacterium zealandia, one DNA window encodes the following:
- a CDS encoding molybdopterin-dependent oxidoreductase, with product MHKVVIDGKELEVEDGVNVIVAAERVGVQIPHFCYHPSLSVVAQCRQCLVEVKGIPRVMPACNMYVADGMEVFTKSEKAVEARRACSEFTLINHPLDCPVCDKGGECALQMTTVSHGRDYSRFDSPEEKKVRKKYYLGERIIHDPNRCIMCTRCVRFTDEVTKTGELGYDNRGFRKKITVFPGRELNNELSGNVIDLCPVGALLPKDSLHGERVWYTKKTDTVCPLCSNGCNITVGANRREGKIMRVRPRVNEKVNGHWICDRGRFEFGGVQTPEKRLKIPIAKNSAGGYEQISWELAASNFQNAFSSGASAFVCSAVLTNEELYIILKLSEEFGAESLVCSAGEHTGEKKFGLISSDPFPNSAGTRDLGIKTGADEMDKLLSDLIGGKFDSMFVAHEDLSRFTANHTVKEITEALARLSFLAVVDTRLTQTARLATLILPGATPYEKDGTFTNDRGRVQRIRKTLDCPGEALQDWEALLRLGGSKPEQFFHGSPAEIMGEIAARFKPYELMDYDLIDFLGLERKTDVAGQPSV from the coding sequence ATGCACAAGGTTGTCATTGACGGCAAAGAGTTGGAAGTTGAAGACGGCGTCAACGTTATAGTCGCCGCCGAACGGGTCGGCGTTCAAATCCCGCATTTCTGTTACCATCCGTCTTTGAGCGTGGTTGCTCAGTGTCGGCAATGTCTTGTTGAAGTTAAGGGAATCCCGCGCGTTATGCCCGCCTGCAATATGTATGTCGCGGACGGCATGGAGGTTTTCACAAAATCGGAAAAAGCGGTTGAAGCGCGGCGCGCGTGCTCGGAATTCACCCTTATAAACCACCCGCTTGACTGCCCCGTTTGCGACAAAGGGGGCGAGTGCGCCCTTCAGATGACGACCGTTTCGCACGGCAGGGATTACAGCAGATTTGACTCGCCCGAAGAGAAAAAGGTTCGAAAAAAATACTATCTCGGAGAAAGGATAATCCATGACCCGAACCGCTGCATAATGTGCACAAGATGCGTTCGCTTTACGGACGAAGTCACAAAAACCGGCGAACTTGGCTATGACAACAGGGGATTTCGCAAAAAAATCACCGTTTTTCCGGGTAGGGAACTCAACAACGAACTGTCGGGCAACGTCATAGACCTTTGCCCGGTCGGCGCGTTGCTTCCCAAAGACTCGCTCCATGGCGAGCGCGTCTGGTATACGAAAAAAACGGACACCGTTTGCCCGCTTTGCAGCAACGGTTGCAACATAACGGTCGGCGCGAACCGGCGTGAAGGCAAAATTATGCGCGTTCGCCCCAGAGTGAATGAGAAGGTCAACGGGCATTGGATATGTGACAGAGGCAGGTTTGAATTCGGCGGCGTTCAGACGCCTGAAAAAAGACTTAAAATTCCCATCGCGAAAAACTCTGCGGGCGGCTATGAGCAAATTTCATGGGAACTAGCAGCGAGCAATTTTCAAAACGCTTTTTCATCCGGCGCAAGCGCTTTTGTCTGCTCAGCGGTTCTCACAAACGAGGAGTTGTACATAATTTTGAAGTTGTCCGAAGAGTTCGGCGCGGAGAGTCTTGTCTGTTCCGCGGGCGAGCACACCGGAGAGAAAAAATTCGGACTCATCAGTTCAGACCCGTTTCCCAACAGCGCGGGCACGAGGGATTTGGGAATCAAAACCGGCGCGGATGAAATGGACAAACTCTTAAGCGATTTGATCGGCGGCAAGTTTGACTCAATGTTTGTCGCCCACGAAGACCTTTCGCGCTTCACCGCGAATCACACCGTAAAGGAAATCACCGAGGCGCTTGCGCGGCTGTCTTTTCTCGCCGTGGTTGACACCCGCCTGACGCAAACCGCGCGCCTTGCGACCCTGATACTTCCGGGCGCCACTCCGTATGAAAAAGACGGGACTTTCACAAACGACAGGGGCAGGGTGCAAAGAATACGCAAAACGCTTGATTGCCCGGGCGAAGCCCTTCAGGATTGGGAGGCGTTACTGCGTCTGGGCGGCTCAAAGCCGGAGCAGTTTTTTCACGGCTCACCCGCCGAAATCATGGGCGAGATTGCCGCGAGGTTCAAACCCTATGAACTCATGGACTACGACTTGATAGATTTTCTCGGACTGGAAAGGAAAACCGATGTCGCCGGACAGCCATCTGTTTGA
- the nuoH gene encoding NADH-quinone oxidoreductase subunit NuoH gives MSPDSHLFELGAAVVKTAILIGAVLTAVAYLTYTERRVSALIQDRLGPNRVGPFGLLQPLADGIKFIFKEDTVPSGANKIIYSLAPAFSFVTALAALAVIPIGRGFETDLMGLLPAPVFISFQIADIDAGALYVFAVSSLSVYGVILGGWASNSKYSLIGGIRGISQMISYELALGLSVIGVFVLVGSLRINDIVEYQSGVWLMFSQFFGFIIFLIASFAETNRLPFDVPEAEPEIVGGYHTEYSGMKFAMFFMAEYTHMIVASCLITALYLGGWYPLPFFGWGGIDIETHWYLPPIVFLGKVAAMLFFFIWVRWTLPRFRSDQIMAFGWKVLLPLSVANIFGTAVYVALKG, from the coding sequence ATGTCGCCGGACAGCCATCTGTTTGAGTTGGGTGCCGCCGTCGTTAAAACGGCGATTTTAATCGGCGCGGTGCTCACCGCGGTTGCCTACCTTACTTACACCGAAAGGCGCGTCAGCGCTCTTATTCAAGACCGGCTCGGACCTAACAGGGTTGGCCCGTTCGGGTTGCTTCAGCCGCTTGCGGACGGAATAAAATTCATATTCAAGGAAGACACCGTTCCCTCGGGCGCGAACAAAATCATCTATTCGCTTGCGCCGGCATTTTCGTTCGTTACCGCGCTCGCCGCGCTTGCCGTCATTCCAATCGGTCGCGGGTTTGAAACAGATTTGATGGGTTTGCTTCCGGCGCCGGTTTTCATCAGTTTTCAAATCGCGGACATAGACGCAGGCGCGCTTTATGTGTTTGCCGTCAGTTCGCTCAGCGTCTACGGAGTGATTCTCGGCGGATGGGCTTCAAACAGCAAATACTCCCTTATCGGTGGAATCAGGGGAATCTCACAGATGATAAGTTACGAACTCGCGCTGGGTCTGTCGGTTATCGGCGTTTTTGTTCTTGTCGGTTCGCTCAGAATAAACGACATCGTTGAATATCAGAGCGGCGTGTGGCTGATGTTTTCGCAGTTTTTTGGTTTTATAATTTTTCTCATCGCCTCGTTTGCCGAAACAAACCGGCTTCCGTTTGATGTTCCCGAAGCCGAGCCGGAGATTGTGGGCGGCTATCACACCGAATACAGTGGAATGAAATTTGCGATGTTTTTCATGGCGGAATACACGCACATGATAGTCGCCTCGTGCCTGATTACGGCTCTGTATCTGGGCGGCTGGTATCCGCTTCCGTTTTTCGGGTGGGGCGGGATTGACATTGAGACGCATTGGTATCTGCCGCCGATTGTTTTTCTCGGAAAAGTGGCGGCGATGCTTTTCTTTTTCATCTGGGTGCGGTGGACATTGCCGCGTTTCCGTTCAGACCAGATTATGGCGTTCGGGTGGAAGGTTCTCCTGCCGCTTTCGGTGGCGAACATATTTGGCACGGCTGTTTATGTGGCGTTGAAAGGGTGA
- a CDS encoding 2-dehydropantoate 2-reductase has product MVSAADCFSRKSGGDAFLFHLGAVDIAAFPFRPDYGVRVEGSPAAFGGEHIWHGCLCGVERVKKIAVIGAGAVGLYYGSRLAQAGNEVHFLVRRDFDALKKSGLSVKSKDGDFRIEKPLVHRKSAEIGDVDWIICALKGTALDSARELIEPLAASGARLLVLMNGIGMEERFSEWFTHENIFSGIAFTCINRGDPGVVRHLDYGAVTVGHFRGEPEKTEEAKALWSGANVEILTTDNILRDRWIKQCWNVPFSGIGVVYGGKSTRFIMDSPELCSRVENVQREIVGIANADLRAAGSGETIDTDETIAKMMESTGQMEDYSSSTVLDFLAGRPMEVDIIFSETVRRARKHGVAAPNVEAIVAIIEAFQTLKIRGNRV; this is encoded by the coding sequence TTGGTATCTGCCGCCGATTGTTTTTCTCGGAAAAGTGGCGGCGATGCTTTTCTTTTTCATCTGGGTGCGGTGGACATTGCCGCGTTTCCGTTCAGACCAGATTATGGCGTTCGGGTGGAAGGTTCTCCTGCCGCTTTCGGTGGCGAACATATTTGGCACGGCTGTTTATGTGGCGTTGAAAGGGTGAAAAAAATAGCGGTCATAGGAGCGGGCGCGGTCGGGCTTTATTACGGCTCGCGGCTCGCGCAAGCGGGCAATGAGGTTCATTTTCTTGTGCGGCGCGATTTTGACGCTCTCAAAAAAAGCGGGCTTTCGGTTAAAAGCAAAGACGGAGATTTCAGGATTGAAAAGCCACTTGTTCACCGCAAGAGCGCCGAAATCGGCGATGTGGACTGGATTATTTGCGCGCTAAAGGGCACGGCGCTTGACTCCGCGCGCGAACTCATTGAGCCCCTCGCTGCAAGCGGCGCGCGGTTGCTTGTTCTGATGAACGGGATAGGAATGGAAGAGCGTTTTTCCGAATGGTTCACGCATGAGAATATTTTTTCGGGCATAGCGTTCACGTGCATAAACAGAGGAGACCCCGGGGTCGTACGCCATCTTGACTACGGTGCCGTTACGGTCGGGCATTTTCGCGGCGAGCCGGAAAAAACCGAAGAGGCAAAAGCTCTTTGGAGTGGCGCGAATGTGGAGATTCTTACGACGGACAACATTCTCAGAGACAGGTGGATAAAGCAGTGTTGGAATGTTCCGTTCAGTGGAATAGGTGTTGTATACGGAGGCAAATCAACGCGTTTTATTATGGACAGCCCCGAGCTTTGTTCGCGGGTTGAAAATGTTCAGCGTGAGATTGTGGGAATTGCTAATGCGGATTTGCGCGCCGCAGGAAGCGGCGAAACCATTGATACGGACGAGACGATCGCGAAGATGATGGAAAGCACCGGGCAAATGGAGGATTACAGTTCAAGCACGGTTTTGGATTTTCTCGCCGGCAGACCGATGGAAGTTGACATAATTTTTTCCGAGACCGTGCGCCGCGCCCGCAAGCACGGCGTTGCCGCGCCCAATGTGGAGGCGATTGTCGCGATTATTGAGGCGTTCCAAACGCTGAAAATACGTGGCAACCGTGTATAA
- the pyrF gene encoding orotidine-5'-phosphate decarboxylase: protein MSAVKNRLILALDFPSIHMAQSFALGSIGRVGAYKVGPVMFLAEGPKVIGWLQDKCGGGIFLDLKFHDIPNTVAGTVSRISHLNVDMFTVHSLGGTKMVKAARDTAAEGAEKLNLPRPKVVAVTVLTSHDEEEAKKLFGATDTVSAVLRLAEAAEKGGADGLVCSGNEIEPLKKEFGDRFKLIVPGVRLPGADVGDQKRTVTPKEAIEKGADFLVIGRTITQSDDPVKTLDEIAASIA, encoded by the coding sequence ATGAGCGCTGTTAAAAACAGACTTATTCTCGCGCTTGATTTTCCGTCAATCCACATGGCTCAGAGTTTTGCGCTGGGCTCCATCGGCAGGGTGGGCGCGTATAAAGTGGGACCTGTTATGTTTCTTGCCGAGGGTCCGAAGGTTATCGGATGGTTGCAGGACAAGTGTGGCGGCGGCATTTTTCTTGACCTGAAATTTCACGACATTCCCAACACGGTTGCGGGCACGGTTTCGCGCATATCGCACCTGAATGTTGATATGTTCACAGTTCACTCTCTCGGCGGGACGAAGATGGTGAAAGCCGCGCGCGACACGGCGGCGGAGGGAGCCGAAAAACTGAATCTGCCTCGCCCGAAAGTGGTTGCCGTAACCGTTTTAACGAGCCACGATGAAGAGGAAGCGAAAAAGCTTTTCGGCGCGACCGACACGGTTTCAGCTGTTTTGCGACTTGCCGAAGCCGCAGAAAAAGGCGGCGCGGACGGGCTTGTGTGTTCGGGAAATGAGATTGAGCCGCTTAAGAAAGAATTCGGCGACAGGTTTAAACTAATCGTTCCCGGAGTTCGTCTGCCGGGCGCGGACGTGGGCGATCAGAAAAGGACTGTTACACCGAAAGAAGCGATTGAAAAAGGCGCGGATTTTCTTGTGATTGGCAGGACGATTACGCAGTCGGACGATCCGGTAAAAACGCTTGATGAAATCGCGGCGTCAATCGCCTAA
- a CDS encoding LLM class flavin-dependent oxidoreductase: protein MPSTKTKFGITAPVPGTSVGGLVDFIVKCEKAGFDSLWIPDHVVFIADKETPEAWSVITAAAGATSKIQMGTIGDPHRLHPAIFAQRLATVSHIAGDRIFACLGYGEKMNTDPYGIEWDKPLGRLKESVEVMRKLWTGKRTNFKGKFFRLEKAKLTITPSGKNQKIPLYIAATGPKALKIAGKTGDGWVTNAMPSRVFSKKLKEVGGKSKNPDFEKCLFMFVSVAKNTDDTYATIEPVKHALVWPELLKDAGYNIKIADRYKGLSYTKVLPTDTAMIKKFREMGEKYYTREMLADFVIFGTPDEVAARIKEYEKAGVNHFIFRDFSPDRDYSLNTLSEMVSAK from the coding sequence ATGCCTTCGACCAAAACAAAATTCGGTATAACCGCTCCCGTTCCGGGAACTTCGGTTGGAGGGCTTGTTGACTTTATCGTCAAATGCGAAAAAGCCGGTTTTGACTCCCTCTGGATTCCCGACCATGTCGTCTTTATAGCCGATAAGGAAACCCCCGAAGCATGGTCTGTTATTACTGCTGCGGCGGGAGCGACTTCAAAAATACAAATGGGAACAATCGGCGACCCCCACCGGCTCCATCCCGCAATTTTCGCGCAACGGCTCGCCACAGTCTCGCATATCGCCGGAGACAGAATATTCGCCTGCCTCGGTTACGGGGAAAAAATGAACACCGACCCCTACGGAATTGAGTGGGATAAACCGCTCGGACGCCTCAAAGAATCGGTGGAAGTAATGAGGAAACTGTGGACGGGGAAACGGACAAATTTCAAGGGGAAGTTCTTCAGACTTGAAAAAGCGAAACTCACAATCACGCCTTCGGGAAAAAATCAGAAAATCCCTCTGTATATCGCCGCGACGGGACCAAAAGCGCTGAAAATCGCCGGAAAAACCGGAGATGGCTGGGTTACCAACGCGATGCCTTCCCGCGTTTTCTCAAAAAAACTAAAAGAGGTGGGAGGCAAATCCAAAAACCCGGACTTTGAAAAATGCCTTTTTATGTTCGTCTCGGTCGCGAAAAACACCGATGACACATACGCGACCATTGAGCCCGTAAAACACGCCCTCGTATGGCCCGAACTGCTCAAGGACGCCGGTTACAACATCAAAATAGCGGACAGATACAAGGGGCTTTCATACACAAAAGTATTGCCGACCGACACGGCGATGATTAAAAAATTCAGGGAAATGGGAGAGAAATACTACACGCGCGAGATGCTGGCGGACTTCGTCATCTTCGGAACGCCCGATGAGGTCGCCGCGAGAATTAAAGAATACGAAAAAGCGGGAGTGAATCACTTCATTTTTCGCGACTTCAGCCCTGACAGAGATTATTCACTGAATACGCTTTCCGAAATGGTATCGGCAAAATGA